The nucleotide window ACAACTGGCGTTCTGGAACTACAACGACGAAGTCAGCGAAGCTTTTAGTTTCAACCTCAAGCTGCGCTCTTCTTACCCCATCGACACTCTGCGCCTGCCCAAACACCCGCAAGCGGTGGCTACCAACAGTTCGCCCCAGGAGTGGCAAGTGACGCTGGCCAATAGCAGTGCCAGTGCTGCCGCTAACACATTAGTGGATGAGGAGGGCACATCACCCGTTGTCCCTCAAACTGCGCCCCAAGTCATCCAGCGGCTGGATACGGATATCGTGGTCTACTGGCGTCACCAGCAAGGCCTGCCCGGCAGTATCGATATGGTGGCTCACAAACCGGACGCCAGCGGCCGCGGCACCTTTATGATGACGGTCACGCCGGGTGATGACCTGGCCCGCATCGAACAGGGTCGGGACTGGGTGTTTGTGCTGGATTTGTCTGGCTCCATGCAAGGTAAATACAGCAGCTTGGTGGAAGGGGTGAATAAGGGCCTCAAGCAACTGAACCCCAACGACCGTTTTAAAATCGTATTGTTTAACAATAGCGCTCGTGAATTAACACCGGGCTATGTGATGGCAACGCCGGAGGAAGTTAGCCACTACACCCAACAGCTGGCAAACACCCCCGCCAGCGGTGGTACTAACCTCTACGCCGGACTGCAAAAGGGCATGCGTGGTTTGGACGCCGACCGCCCCAGCGCCCTTGTTCTGGTGACCGATGGCGTGGCCAATGTGGGCGTCACCGAGAAAAAACGTTTTCTCAAGTTGCTGGAACAACACGATGTTCGCCTGTTTACCTTTGTGATGGGCAACAGCGCCAATCGCCCCTTGCTGGATGGTATGACCAAAGTCTCCAACGGCTTTGCCATGAGTGTGTCCAACAGCGACGACATTGTCGGCCAGTTGATGTTGGCCACTGAAAAACTCACCCACCAAGCGTTTCACGACATCGATGTGCGTATTAAAGGCGTCAAGGTGGAGGATATGGAACCCACTCGCATCGGCTCCCTGTATCGCGGCCAGCAGTTGATTGTGTTTGGCCACTATCGCGGTGACGGTGTTGCCGACGTAACTATCTCCGGCAAAGTATCCGGCCAGCCCAAAAGCTATCAAACCCGGATTGCTTTCCCTGAAACTGCCGATCTGAAACCAGAGATTGAACGCCTGTGGGCTTATGCCGCTATTGAGGGCCTGCAAGACCACATCGATTATTTGGGAGAGGATAGCGACAGCAAACAAGCCATTGTGGATATCGCCCGAGAGTACGGTTTGGTGACCAACTATACATCCATGGTGGTGGTGCGCGATGAAGTGTTTCAAGAGCAAGGTATCGAGCGTCGCAACCAGCAGCGGGTGCAGCAGGAGCACAACGCCCGGAAACAACGGGAAGCGGCTCCGGTACGTCACAACCGCGCGGACTCACAGCAACCGGCGTTTCAACAACCCCGGGCAACCCCTCGCAAAGGCGGTGGTGGCGGTTCGTTTGGAGTGTGGATGTTGGTGTTGTTGCCGCTGCTGCTATTCGGAAGAAGGAGATTGGTTCAATCTTAGGCGGCTGTAGCAGGCTTGTGTCACCCCCGCGAAGGCGGGGATCCATTGTTTGATATTGTCTGGTGATTACCGCCGATACTGCTCAAACAACGCAAAATGCCACTGCCTCACCGCAATCACTGCGGTGGTGCCGTGGCGCTCATTCAGGGGCAGGGCCAAATCGGCTTTGCCCAATTCGTTGAACTCACTGGCCAATTTGCGCATCCGTTTTTGAAACTGTTCGCTGGAGGCTGCCGACAAGGTGCCGTTGAGTACAATAAACTGCTCACCATCGCTGGCGAAATTCGAGTTAAAAAACTCCCGCTCTACCGAATTCTGGAAAAACTGCTGGATCGGGCCATTGGTTTGCCAGCGGAAGTTGGGGGCCACCCGCAGCTTGATGCGGTTGCCGGGCAGCAGCTCAATCACGCCCAGGCGGTCCAGTGCCGCCAGCTTACTTATACACTGTGGCTCCGTGATGTTGTAATAACTGATGATCTCGGCGAATTGCCACTGGTTGAGTACGCAGCTGGCCACCAGCAGCATAATGGGGTCTGCCACAAGCTCTTGTTCCTGTTCCATGGTGAGCTGACTCAGGGTGGGTTGCTGGGCTTCTGCCGCCACGCTGAGGCTGGTGATGGTGGTTCCCAGCCAGCTGCACAGGCGGTCGAGCCGCTTCAGGGACAGATCCCCGGAGGTGAAAATACGCTTTACGCTGGATTCGGAAAGGTCCAATAATTGCGCCACGTCGCGGTAAGTTTTGCCCTGCTGTTTGAGCGCTTTTTTGAGGGCGTTGATCAGGGCCATGATTTCTGAGTAAGGGCTTTCCGGCCGTGAATTCTCGTGCATATCTGGCACCTGTTGAAAAGTATTAATATATAGTACTTTTCGTTTGTATTTGAAGACTTTTTAGAAAAAAGTTGTTTTTGGGGGTGCTGTGGCTACATTGGCTCACAGCAAAACAACCATAACTAAGGATTGATGCATGACAGCGCTACACCGGATAACCGGCTTTCTGCCCTACATGGTGGTGGTATTTCTCAACGCCTTTGTGGACTTGGGCCATAAGATTATGGTGCAGAACACCGTATTCAAAATGTACGACGGTTCGGAGCAGGTGGTGCTGACCGCCATCGTCAATTCCTTGATTCTATTGCCCTATATCTTGCTAATGACCCCTGCGGGCTTTCTCTCCGATAAGTTTGCCAAAACCCGTGTGCTGCAATTGTCAGCGGCAGCGGCTATCGGGATTACCTTATTGATCACTTTGTGCTATTACATGGGCTGGTTCTGGCCGGCGTTTGGGTTGACGTTCCTGCTGGCGGTACAGAGTGCGTTTTACTCCCCTGCCAAGTTCGGCTACATCAAGGAGCTGGTGGGTAAGGAGCAGCTGGGGCGTGGTAATGGGGCTATTCAGGCCATTTCCATTATCGGCATCCTCGGTGGCACCATTTTCTTTTCGGTGTTGTTTGACGGTCGTCTGGATGGCCAGGGCTTTTCCTCGGAAGGGGATATCCTGCGTTTGATCGCGCCGT belongs to bacterium SCSIO 12696 and includes:
- a CDS encoding VWA domain-containing protein, whose product is MKVFQKVIRRCLAAAAGVVLCSQAAVAAGLMIPKSSSLPSLEIKQHHVNVVIEDGYAITSVEQVFYNPNSAELEAIYSFPVPEKASVGEFTYWIDGTPVTGEVLEKKQARELYEREKSQGRETAITEQDEYRTFDSSVYPVRGNQEVKIRLVYIQPVHVDHSIGRYVYPLEEGGVDEQQLAFWNYNDEVSEAFSFNLKLRSSYPIDTLRLPKHPQAVATNSSPQEWQVTLANSSASAAANTLVDEEGTSPVVPQTAPQVIQRLDTDIVVYWRHQQGLPGSIDMVAHKPDASGRGTFMMTVTPGDDLARIEQGRDWVFVLDLSGSMQGKYSSLVEGVNKGLKQLNPNDRFKIVLFNNSARELTPGYVMATPEEVSHYTQQLANTPASGGTNLYAGLQKGMRGLDADRPSALVLVTDGVANVGVTEKKRFLKLLEQHDVRLFTFVMGNSANRPLLDGMTKVSNGFAMSVSNSDDIVGQLMLATEKLTHQAFHDIDVRIKGVKVEDMEPTRIGSLYRGQQLIVFGHYRGDGVADVTISGKVSGQPKSYQTRIAFPETADLKPEIERLWAYAAIEGLQDHIDYLGEDSDSKQAIVDIAREYGLVTNYTSMVVVRDEVFQEQGIERRNQQRVQQEHNARKQREAAPVRHNRADSQQPAFQQPRATPRKGGGGGSFGVWMLVLLPLLLFGRRRLVQS
- a CDS encoding helix-turn-helix transcriptional regulator, with product MALINALKKALKQQGKTYRDVAQLLDLSESSVKRIFTSGDLSLKRLDRLCSWLGTTITSLSVAAEAQQPTLSQLTMEQEQELVADPIMLLVASCVLNQWQFAEIISYYNITEPQCISKLAALDRLGVIELLPGNRIKLRVAPNFRWQTNGPIQQFFQNSVEREFFNSNFASDGEQFIVLNGTLSAASSEQFQKRMRKLASEFNELGKADLALPLNERHGTTAVIAVRQWHFALFEQYRR